Proteins from a genomic interval of Arthrobacter sp. CAN_C5:
- a CDS encoding MarR family winged helix-turn-helix transcriptional regulator translates to MDLRQSTVFKLHRATSLVNRVSDEYLLARHGIHYAPFLVLLAVRIAGPSSQQKIAQALDVSRASVTQRIQQLTGRGLVDVTISTSDSRANVVTLTIPGRRLTDAAWHGLEAALDAVDHGVDDAVLRSQLDRLITNCTTALNADDS, encoded by the coding sequence ATGGATCTTCGACAGTCGACGGTGTTCAAGCTGCACCGTGCAACTTCACTAGTGAACCGCGTCTCGGATGAGTATCTCCTTGCCCGCCACGGCATCCACTACGCCCCGTTTCTGGTGCTGCTCGCCGTGCGGATTGCCGGGCCTTCCTCCCAGCAGAAAATAGCCCAGGCCCTGGATGTGAGCCGCGCATCGGTCACGCAGCGGATCCAGCAGTTGACGGGACGAGGATTGGTGGATGTCACGATCAGCACCTCGGACTCCCGTGCGAACGTGGTCACTCTGACGATTCCCGGCCGGCGACTGACCGATGCTGCCTGGCATGGGCTCGAAGCGGCGTTGGACGCCGTCGACCACGGGGTCGACGACGCCGTCCTGCGTAGCCAACTGGATCGCTTGATCACCAACTGCACCACGGCACTGAACGCGGACGACTCGTGA
- a CDS encoding NUDIX hydrolase, protein MSAEWDTRVGAYGLIIKESKILLAHWNEGGSTGWTLPGGGLEEGEDAPTAAVREIEEETGYTALLEDLLGVDSLHIPGASRHNGSGRPMHALRIVYRAHTTSGVLRHETNGSTDRAAWVDLADLPTLNRVGLVDIALTMVNQG, encoded by the coding sequence ATGAGTGCTGAATGGGACACGCGGGTTGGGGCCTATGGCCTGATCATCAAGGAGTCAAAGATACTGCTGGCACATTGGAATGAGGGCGGCTCTACCGGATGGACCCTCCCGGGTGGGGGACTGGAGGAGGGAGAAGACGCGCCGACCGCGGCCGTCCGCGAGATTGAGGAGGAAACCGGGTACACGGCGCTGCTGGAGGACCTTCTCGGTGTGGATAGCCTGCACATTCCCGGAGCCTCACGGCACAACGGGTCGGGCCGGCCGATGCACGCCCTGCGAATTGTTTACCGTGCACACACCACCAGCGGAGTCCTTCGGCACGAGACTAACGGGTCCACCGATAGGGCTGCCTGGGTGGATCTCGCCGATCTGCCCACCCTGAACCGGGTGGGACTGGTCGATATCGCTCTGACGATGGTCAACCAGGGTTGA
- a CDS encoding Lrp/AsnC family transcriptional regulator, which yields MHVVSKLDLVDIRLLLELVRDPRAQIGELSEHLGVARNTAQSRIRRLLRSGTLRASGRELDLEALNYDVAAFVTIEVSHRELDGVISGLRRLHQVLEVHEISGRGDVWCRVTAKDTHHLQSALRSILRIKGVIRTETVLALHEHIPYRTEPLLRTLADEQ from the coding sequence GTGCACGTCGTGAGCAAATTGGACCTGGTCGATATCCGTCTCCTCCTGGAGCTGGTCCGGGACCCCCGAGCCCAGATCGGTGAGCTGAGCGAACACCTCGGAGTGGCCCGCAACACCGCACAGTCGCGGATTCGACGGCTGCTCCGATCCGGCACCCTGCGCGCCAGCGGGCGTGAGCTCGATCTGGAGGCCCTCAACTACGATGTCGCGGCATTCGTAACCATCGAGGTCTCCCACCGCGAACTTGATGGGGTGATCAGTGGGCTACGCCGTCTCCATCAGGTACTGGAGGTTCACGAGATCTCCGGTCGAGGGGATGTCTGGTGCCGCGTGACGGCCAAGGACACCCACCACCTCCAGTCAGCACTCCGGTCGATTCTGCGGATCAAGGGAGTCATTCGTACCGAGACAGTCCTCGCCCTACACGAGCACATTCCCTACCGGACCGAACCGCTACTGCGGACCCTCGCGGACGAACAATGA
- a CDS encoding MFS transporter: protein MSVLSELRMKPPEKVRWGWDASVRARLVLAAVVISTLLIGANLATPLYPLLQAELDITSFEVTVAFSAYVVTLVVGLLMVGHWSDHVGRRAALVLAIVIGFAGAGVFGAASSLPMLVLGRCLQGASVALATGASSAALRDLLPHRPDWASRFTLLASAGGVAAGPVIGGLLSLLPDPTRTPFALYSLVLAALLLPLLTLKARPAIRAADASSPFKALRPRRPVVSRAAGRAFWNASAVGFLSFAVFGFTLSLAPTYFASLAGTDFRPLIGLLAALVLGSSAVSQLMRVRGRHVVAVGLTALGLGVALIPVAGALDSVALLVLACFLAGAGQGIAFRTVFNEVALQVEPSQHSQIISTLYVLTYLGSAAPVVGLGAAVERWGLDRAVLGFAAVIAFASLLLATVSLLRTLRSRPVD, encoded by the coding sequence GTGAGCGTGCTGAGCGAGCTGCGGATGAAGCCGCCGGAGAAGGTGCGCTGGGGCTGGGATGCGTCGGTGAGGGCGAGGCTGGTCCTTGCGGCGGTGGTCATTTCCACCCTGCTCATTGGCGCCAATCTGGCGACTCCCCTGTACCCGCTGCTGCAGGCCGAGTTGGATATCACTTCGTTCGAGGTCACGGTGGCCTTCTCGGCCTATGTGGTGACGCTGGTGGTGGGCCTGCTGATGGTGGGGCATTGGTCGGATCACGTCGGGAGACGGGCGGCCCTTGTCCTGGCCATTGTGATCGGCTTCGCTGGGGCTGGCGTCTTTGGAGCGGCGTCGTCGTTGCCCATGTTGGTCCTGGGGCGGTGTCTCCAGGGCGCATCTGTCGCTCTCGCAACAGGAGCCAGTTCCGCGGCCCTGCGCGATCTCCTGCCGCATAGACCCGACTGGGCCTCTCGATTCACGCTCCTTGCGTCGGCAGGAGGGGTTGCGGCCGGCCCCGTCATCGGCGGGCTGCTGTCCCTCCTGCCGGATCCCACCCGGACGCCCTTCGCACTGTACTCACTGGTTCTGGCTGCCCTGCTGCTGCCTCTCCTGACCTTGAAGGCTCGGCCGGCAATCCGTGCCGCCGATGCCTCGTCGCCTTTCAAGGCGCTCAGGCCCCGCCGGCCCGTTGTCTCGCGGGCTGCTGGGCGTGCCTTCTGGAATGCATCGGCCGTCGGATTCCTGAGCTTCGCGGTCTTCGGTTTCACGCTGAGCCTCGCCCCGACCTACTTCGCGTCCCTGGCCGGTACCGACTTCCGCCCACTAATTGGTCTCCTGGCAGCTCTGGTTTTGGGATCGTCGGCGGTTAGCCAATTAATGCGGGTGCGGGGCAGGCATGTCGTCGCAGTCGGATTGACGGCTCTGGGCCTTGGCGTGGCACTGATTCCGGTCGCAGGTGCGCTGGACAGCGTCGCTCTGCTGGTCTTGGCCTGCTTCCTGGCCGGGGCGGGCCAGGGAATCGCTTTTCGCACCGTCTTCAACGAGGTTGCCCTCCAGGTCGAGCCGTCCCAGCATTCCCAGATCATCAGCACGCTCTACGTGTTGACTTATCTCGGCAGCGCCGCCCCGGTGGTGGGGTTGGGGGCTGCGGTGGAACGGTGGGGACTGGACCGGGCAGTCCTGGGATTTGCGGCAGTGATTGCGTTCGCCAGTCTCTTGCTGGCTACCGTTAGCCTTCTGCGGACTCTGCGCTCACGGCCGGTGGACTGA
- a CDS encoding PPK2 family polyphosphate kinase: MSSAPAFKTSPTQSLMVGPDVDLASIRPRSTPGFSGGKKKGKAKLAAGSAQLSELQEKLFAESRFGSEISLLVVLQAMDTAGKGGIVRHVVGAVDPQGVNHYAFKAPTRAEKRHDFLWRIRKQLPGPGMIGVFDRSHYEDVLIQRVRGMAEPATIEERYGIIRDFEAELTESGTRIIKVMLHISPREQKERLTERLKRKDKHWKYNTGDLDERQLWDQYQAAYQVAIERTATPDAPWYVIPADRKWYARIAVQQLIIDALQDMQLSWPRADFDVKAEKARLAKS; this comes from the coding sequence ATGTCGTCTGCTCCCGCGTTCAAGACAAGCCCCACCCAGTCCCTGATGGTGGGGCCGGATGTGGACCTGGCTTCGATCCGCCCGCGCTCCACCCCGGGGTTTTCCGGTGGCAAGAAGAAGGGCAAAGCCAAACTTGCTGCGGGAAGCGCCCAGCTCTCGGAGCTGCAGGAGAAACTGTTCGCCGAGAGCAGGTTCGGCAGCGAAATCTCCCTACTGGTGGTCTTGCAGGCTATGGACACGGCAGGCAAGGGCGGGATCGTCCGCCACGTGGTGGGGGCCGTTGACCCGCAGGGTGTGAATCATTATGCCTTCAAAGCCCCCACCCGGGCCGAGAAGCGCCACGACTTCCTGTGGCGGATCAGGAAACAGCTTCCCGGGCCGGGAATGATCGGCGTTTTCGACCGGTCCCACTATGAGGACGTGCTGATCCAGCGGGTCCGTGGGATGGCGGAGCCCGCAACGATCGAGGAGCGGTACGGCATCATCCGGGACTTCGAGGCCGAGCTAACGGAGTCCGGGACCCGCATCATCAAGGTGATGCTGCACATCAGCCCCCGGGAGCAGAAGGAACGCCTGACCGAACGGCTGAAGCGCAAGGACAAGCACTGGAAATACAACACCGGTGACCTCGACGAGCGTCAGCTGTGGGACCAGTACCAGGCGGCGTACCAGGTGGCCATCGAACGGACAGCGACCCCCGACGCCCCGTGGTACGTGATCCCTGCGGACCGCAAATGGTACGCGCGTATTGCGGTGCAACAGCTGATCATCGATGCGCTGCAGGACATGCAGCTGAGCTGGCCACGTGCGGATTTCGACGTCAAAGCAGAGAAGGCGCGGCTGGCCAAGTCCTGA
- a CDS encoding Lrp/AsnC family transcriptional regulator, translated as MAHDAAPEPSGTPARPRDPMTLDHTDRLILRELVADARITNAQLAERIGVAPSTALLRTRQLVDRGVISGYHAQLDFASVGRAVQAMVSVQLKGHNREEIDRFTARVPLLPEVVSTFHVAGSVDYLLHLAVPSTEVLRDWVLDHLTTDPVVGHTETTLVFNHLPGNSGVLP; from the coding sequence ATGGCACACGATGCCGCACCCGAACCATCAGGAACCCCCGCGCGGCCCAGGGACCCGATGACGCTCGACCACACCGACAGACTGATCCTGCGCGAGTTGGTGGCTGATGCCCGGATAACCAATGCCCAGCTGGCCGAGCGCATCGGGGTAGCACCATCCACCGCCCTGCTGAGGACAAGGCAATTGGTGGACCGCGGGGTCATCAGTGGCTACCACGCCCAGCTCGACTTCGCGTCCGTCGGCCGGGCGGTGCAGGCGATGGTGTCGGTACAGCTCAAGGGTCACAACCGGGAGGAGATCGACCGGTTTACCGCCAGGGTCCCCCTGTTGCCCGAGGTGGTGTCCACCTTCCATGTGGCCGGGTCGGTGGACTACCTGTTGCATCTGGCGGTCCCCAGCACCGAGGTCTTGCGGGACTGGGTACTCGATCACCTGACGACTGATCCGGTAGTGGGCCATACCGAAACAACCCTGGTGTTCAACCATCTGCCCGGTAATTCTGGGGTACTCCCTTAG
- a CDS encoding exodeoxyribonuclease VII small subunit, protein MSQTTGPSTGDTGPEAEVSGLSYEQAREQLVAVVSQLEAGGVTLERSLALWERGEALADHCESWLEGAKKRLAAARDKAEQSG, encoded by the coding sequence ATGAGCCAAACCACAGGACCTTCGACCGGCGACACCGGACCGGAGGCAGAAGTCAGCGGCCTCTCCTACGAACAGGCACGGGAACAGCTTGTCGCCGTCGTCAGCCAACTGGAGGCCGGCGGGGTGACGCTCGAGCGATCACTCGCCCTCTGGGAACGCGGTGAGGCGCTGGCAGATCACTGTGAATCCTGGCTCGAAGGCGCCAAGAAGCGTCTCGCCGCTGCACGGGACAAAGCTGAACAGTCGGGCTGA
- the rsgA gene encoding ribosome small subunit-dependent GTPase A — MDALQQYGLTDRISVLFAGAFPDGRIGPGRVVRVDRSRMLVATARGIEPHDARPDVATGDWVALAGADPTHSAIVGVMPRYSVLHRKKAHDPLAEVQVLAVNVDLVGVVVPLDRPISSNRLERTLVAAWDSGAVPLVILTKADLSTRFDEVVAQTVERAGAAEVLTTSADTGDGLDELLSRLVPGVTAVLLGPSGAGKSSLVNALFGRAVQNTGSVRAGDGRGRHTTTSRELIPLPGGAVLMDTPGVRGFALWDATDGLDEVFGDIEELFAGCRFADCRHGPEPGCAVQEALAGGVLEERRWLSYQKMAQELAILHLRQTDARRARGRGSHQQAKESAMAKDHRNRFRQT, encoded by the coding sequence ATGGACGCGCTGCAGCAGTATGGCCTGACCGACCGGATTAGCGTGCTCTTCGCGGGTGCTTTCCCGGACGGGCGGATCGGGCCGGGGCGCGTGGTCAGGGTTGACCGCAGCCGGATGCTGGTCGCGACGGCGCGAGGCATTGAACCGCATGACGCACGTCCCGACGTCGCGACGGGTGACTGGGTGGCCTTGGCGGGTGCCGACCCCACGCACTCCGCCATCGTGGGGGTGATGCCCCGGTACTCGGTCCTGCACCGCAAGAAGGCCCATGATCCGCTTGCTGAGGTTCAGGTGCTTGCGGTGAACGTCGACCTGGTCGGCGTGGTGGTCCCCCTCGATCGCCCGATCTCGTCCAACCGGCTGGAGCGCACCCTGGTGGCTGCCTGGGATTCGGGTGCGGTTCCCCTCGTGATTCTCACGAAAGCGGACCTGAGTACCCGTTTCGATGAGGTCGTCGCCCAGACTGTCGAACGAGCCGGAGCGGCTGAGGTGCTCACCACCTCAGCGGATACCGGCGATGGCCTGGATGAACTGCTGTCGCGTCTTGTTCCCGGCGTCACAGCTGTGCTGCTGGGCCCCTCCGGCGCGGGGAAGTCCAGCCTGGTCAACGCACTGTTTGGCAGGGCCGTGCAGAACACCGGGTCGGTGAGGGCTGGCGATGGAAGAGGAAGACACACCACCACGTCGAGGGAGCTGATTCCCCTACCGGGAGGTGCGGTCCTGATGGACACGCCGGGGGTGCGTGGGTTTGCCCTGTGGGACGCCACCGACGGCCTGGACGAGGTGTTCGGAGACATTGAGGAACTTTTCGCCGGCTGCCGGTTCGCCGACTGTCGCCACGGACCTGAACCCGGGTGCGCTGTCCAGGAGGCCCTCGCCGGTGGGGTGCTCGAGGAGCGGCGCTGGCTGAGCTACCAGAAAATGGCGCAGGAGCTGGCGATTCTTCACCTGCGTCAGACCGACGCCAGACGTGCCCGAGGTCGCGGATCACACCAGCAGGCGAAGGAGTCTGCGATGGCCAAGGACCACCGCAACCGGTTCCGGCAGACCTAA
- a CDS encoding transcriptional regulator, which yields MNPRDEPTDRSDDRTLDLAGLKALSHPLRIQLLEQLSQRGPQTASSLAASLGESSGATSYHLRQLAKHSLVREVEGRGSARERWWERPPGALTLFSKNLAADPAALHASKIVNREFEHHRAVLLQDFMEQGYEFLPENWFNGSVIATMNARLTAEQLTEITEEMLGHARTLLEKYRVSGTTDPNARAVQMHFNAFPILQGQFDTPVQRDNPY from the coding sequence ATGAATCCTCGAGACGAGCCAACGGACCGCTCAGACGACCGCACTCTTGATCTGGCGGGGCTAAAAGCACTGTCCCATCCGCTGAGAATCCAGCTTCTTGAACAGTTGTCGCAACGTGGTCCGCAGACGGCGAGTTCGCTCGCCGCCAGTCTGGGGGAGTCCAGCGGTGCCACCAGCTATCACCTTCGCCAGCTCGCCAAGCATTCGCTGGTCCGGGAGGTAGAGGGACGGGGGTCCGCCCGGGAGCGGTGGTGGGAACGACCTCCGGGGGCTCTCACGCTGTTCTCCAAGAATCTTGCAGCAGATCCAGCAGCATTGCACGCCTCGAAGATCGTGAACCGGGAATTCGAGCACCACCGGGCCGTCCTCCTGCAGGACTTCATGGAGCAGGGGTACGAGTTTCTTCCAGAGAACTGGTTCAACGGGTCGGTCATCGCCACCATGAATGCCCGCCTGACAGCCGAACAACTTACCGAAATCACCGAGGAGATGCTCGGCCATGCCAGGACGCTTCTCGAAAAATACCGCGTCAGCGGCACCACCGATCCGAACGCCCGCGCCGTACAAATGCACTTCAACGCGTTCCCGATCCTGCAGGGGCAGTTCGACACACCAGTGCAACGGGATAACCCTTACTGA
- the xseA gene encoding exodeoxyribonuclease VII large subunit, with translation MKNEGAAQPPNFAAGAATGTPPLVDARQGGPTTLPATAAETTAERPWPLHLLSEKLKAHLERAPAAWVEGQVIEVNRRSNMCFVTLRDVDAEVSLPLTIRGNVLSRLELPLEHGSRVVAQLKPDFWLKTGRLSMQTWQIRQVGLGDLLARIERLRHLLAAEGLFAARLRKPLPLLPHRIGLITGRGSDAMKDVLRNASLRWPAVEFEVREVAVQGVGCVGQVTAALAELDALPSVDVIIITRGGGSLEDLLPFSSEEMVRAVAATRTPVVSAIGHEADRPLIDEAADLRASTPTDAAKRVVPDVAEEFQRIRQSRAQLSRAIDTLVSRETERLNHLRSRPVLAQPEGMVSVRSDDVERLRGRARQAATSAVARDVDRVHHLRSQVRALSPQNTLDRGYAVVQLADGSIARDAANVSPGTLLKIRLARGDLAASALAPSPDSPSTETKDIP, from the coding sequence ATGAAGAACGAAGGCGCGGCGCAGCCGCCGAACTTCGCTGCGGGCGCGGCAACAGGGACGCCGCCGCTGGTTGACGCCAGGCAGGGCGGGCCGACGACGCTGCCCGCCACCGCCGCTGAAACTACCGCCGAACGCCCCTGGCCACTCCACCTTCTGTCCGAGAAACTCAAGGCGCACCTCGAGCGGGCCCCCGCGGCGTGGGTCGAGGGACAGGTGATCGAGGTCAACCGCCGGTCAAACATGTGTTTCGTGACGCTGCGGGATGTCGACGCCGAGGTGTCCCTGCCCCTGACCATCCGGGGCAATGTGCTCTCCCGGCTGGAACTTCCACTGGAGCACGGTTCACGCGTGGTGGCCCAGCTCAAACCCGATTTTTGGTTGAAGACCGGACGGTTGTCCATGCAGACCTGGCAGATCCGGCAGGTGGGACTGGGCGACCTGCTGGCCAGGATCGAACGGCTTCGCCACTTGCTGGCCGCGGAGGGCCTCTTCGCCGCGCGGCTGCGCAAACCCTTGCCGCTGCTGCCCCATCGGATCGGCTTGATCACCGGGCGGGGGTCGGATGCCATGAAGGATGTCCTGCGCAATGCCAGCCTCCGTTGGCCAGCCGTAGAGTTCGAGGTCCGGGAAGTCGCGGTCCAGGGGGTTGGGTGTGTGGGGCAGGTGACCGCTGCGTTGGCAGAGCTCGACGCCCTACCCAGCGTCGACGTCATCATCATCACCCGCGGCGGCGGGTCGCTGGAGGACCTCCTGCCCTTCAGCAGCGAGGAAATGGTCAGGGCCGTCGCCGCCACCCGCACCCCGGTCGTCAGCGCGATCGGGCATGAGGCCGACCGGCCGCTGATTGATGAAGCTGCGGATCTGCGCGCTTCCACCCCCACCGACGCCGCGAAGCGTGTGGTTCCCGACGTCGCCGAGGAGTTCCAGCGGATCCGCCAGTCGCGGGCACAGTTGTCCCGCGCCATCGACACCCTGGTCTCCCGGGAAACGGAGCGGCTCAATCACCTGCGATCGCGTCCTGTCCTGGCCCAGCCCGAAGGCATGGTGTCGGTGCGCTCGGACGACGTCGAACGGCTGCGTGGGCGGGCCCGTCAGGCGGCGACCTCGGCAGTGGCGCGCGACGTCGATAGGGTGCACCACCTCCGCTCACAGGTAAGAGCCCTGTCACCGCAAAACACCCTCGACCGAGGGTACGCGGTGGTCCAGCTGGCCGACGGATCCATCGCCCGGGATGCTGCAAACGTCTCCCCCGGGACACTGCTCAAAATCCGGCTGGCACGCGGCGACCTGGCCGCGTCAGCGCTCGCCCCCAGCCCCGATTCCCCATCCACCGAAACGAAAGACATCCCATGA
- a CDS encoding 4-hydroxy-3-methylbut-2-enyl diphosphate reductase → MTSTAVSVPMPSVPRRRRSPAEIEAAQPVDGGRKVLLAAPRGYCAGVDRAVIAVEKALEHYGAPVYVRKQIVHNLHVVTTLEAKGAIFVEENEEVPEGELVVFSAHGVSPAVIQSAEDRGLRTIDATCPLVTKVHKEAVRFARDDFDILLIGHEGHEEVEGTAGEAPDHIQIVNGPEDVDKVTVRDPERVIWLSQTTLSVDETMLTVNLLKERFPTLQDPPSDDICYATSNRQAAIKKISPSSDLVIVVGSANSSNSVRLVEVALEYGAKASYRVDFANEVDETWFEGVSTIGVTSGASVPDNLVQDVLRLLADYGYGDVEEVVTAEEDIIFSLPKEIRATLKAMGDSTSGIGGRGPRPKR, encoded by the coding sequence ATGACCAGCACAGCAGTCTCAGTGCCCATGCCTTCGGTTCCTCGGAGGCGGCGTTCGCCTGCCGAGATCGAGGCCGCGCAGCCCGTCGATGGGGGACGCAAAGTCCTGCTTGCCGCTCCACGCGGCTACTGCGCGGGAGTGGACCGAGCCGTGATCGCCGTCGAGAAGGCTCTGGAACACTACGGTGCCCCCGTGTATGTCCGTAAGCAGATTGTCCACAATCTGCATGTCGTCACCACGCTGGAGGCCAAGGGTGCCATCTTCGTTGAAGAGAACGAGGAAGTGCCCGAGGGTGAACTGGTGGTCTTTTCCGCCCACGGAGTGTCGCCGGCCGTGATCCAGTCGGCCGAGGACCGCGGACTGCGAACCATTGATGCCACCTGCCCGCTGGTCACCAAAGTGCACAAGGAAGCTGTCCGTTTCGCTCGCGATGATTTCGACATCCTGCTGATCGGCCATGAGGGGCACGAGGAAGTGGAAGGAACTGCGGGGGAGGCTCCGGACCACATCCAGATCGTCAATGGGCCCGAAGATGTGGACAAGGTGACGGTTCGCGATCCTGAGCGGGTGATCTGGTTGTCCCAGACCACGCTGAGCGTCGATGAGACCATGCTGACCGTGAACCTCCTGAAGGAGCGGTTCCCCACCCTGCAGGATCCCCCCAGCGACGACATTTGTTATGCAACCTCCAACCGCCAGGCCGCGATCAAGAAGATATCGCCCAGTTCTGACCTGGTGATAGTTGTGGGATCGGCCAACTCGTCGAACTCTGTGCGGCTGGTGGAAGTGGCCCTTGAGTACGGTGCCAAGGCTTCCTACCGGGTCGACTTCGCCAACGAGGTCGACGAGACCTGGTTCGAGGGTGTCTCGACGATCGGCGTGACCTCGGGTGCGTCAGTGCCCGATAATCTGGTTCAGGACGTTTTACGTCTGCTGGCAGACTACGGGTACGGCGACGTCGAGGAAGTGGTGACTGCCGAGGAGGACATTATTTTCTCGTTGCCCAAGGAGATCCGCGCCACGCTGAAGGCGATGGGGGACTCCACCAGCGGGATCGGTGGCAGAGGGCCCCGGCCGAAGCGCTGA
- a CDS encoding pyridoxal phosphate-dependent aminotransferase, with product MAEFKQSTKLHNVLYDIRGPLLDHAKFMEAEGHRILKLNIGNPAPFGFEAPEAILVDMIRHLPKAQGYSDSRGIFSARTAVVQYYQSRGLTHMDVDDVYLGNGVSELITLSLQALLNNGDEILVPTPDYPLWTASASLAGGTAVHYLCDEENHWWPDLEDVAAKITSRTKGIVLINPNNPTGAVYPRSIIEGMVKLAREHDLIIFADEIYEKILYDDAVHINAATVTGDDVLCLTFSGLSKAYRIAGFRSGWMAITGPKHQAADYIEGINLLANMRLCANVPAQHAIQTALGGHQSINDLILPGGRLKQQRDKAYQLLNEIPGVSCELAQGALYLFPRLDPEVYPIKDDEQFALDLLKQQKILISHGRAFNWVNPDHFRMVTLPNVDDLEDAIGRLAEFLSTYKP from the coding sequence ATGGCAGAATTCAAGCAGTCGACCAAGCTCCACAACGTTCTCTACGACATTAGGGGGCCGCTGCTCGACCATGCCAAGTTCATGGAGGCGGAGGGGCACCGGATCCTGAAGCTCAACATTGGGAATCCAGCACCATTCGGATTCGAGGCTCCGGAAGCCATTCTGGTCGATATGATCCGTCACCTCCCGAAGGCCCAGGGCTACAGCGATTCCCGGGGCATCTTCTCAGCCCGGACCGCTGTGGTGCAGTACTACCAGAGCCGCGGGCTCACCCATATGGACGTCGACGACGTCTACCTGGGCAACGGGGTCAGCGAACTCATTACTCTTTCACTCCAGGCGCTGCTGAATAACGGCGACGAGATTCTGGTGCCCACACCCGATTACCCCCTCTGGACTGCCTCAGCGAGCCTTGCCGGGGGAACCGCTGTGCACTACCTCTGTGACGAGGAGAATCACTGGTGGCCCGATCTGGAGGATGTGGCCGCAAAGATCACCAGCCGCACCAAGGGGATTGTGCTGATCAACCCCAACAACCCAACCGGTGCCGTTTACCCCCGTTCGATCATCGAGGGCATGGTAAAGCTGGCGCGTGAACACGATCTCATCATTTTCGCTGACGAGATCTACGAGAAGATCCTGTACGACGACGCCGTCCACATCAACGCTGCCACCGTTACCGGCGACGACGTCCTGTGCCTGACCTTTAGCGGCCTGTCGAAGGCCTACCGGATTGCCGGATTCCGCAGCGGTTGGATGGCCATCACCGGGCCCAAGCACCAGGCCGCCGACTATATCGAGGGCATCAACCTCCTCGCGAACATGAGGCTGTGCGCCAATGTGCCGGCCCAGCATGCGATCCAGACGGCGCTCGGCGGCCACCAAAGCATCAATGACCTCATCTTGCCTGGGGGCCGGCTGAAGCAGCAGCGCGACAAGGCCTACCAGCTGTTGAACGAGATACCCGGGGTCAGTTGTGAACTGGCCCAGGGGGCCCTCTACCTGTTCCCGCGGCTGGACCCTGAGGTCTACCCGATCAAGGACGACGAGCAGTTTGCCCTCGACCTGCTCAAACAGCAGAAGATCCTGATCTCCCACGGCCGGGCGTTCAACTGGGTCAACCCCGACCACTTCCGCATGGTGACCCTGCCCAATGTTGATGATCTTGAGGACGCCATCGGTCGGCTCGCCGAATTCCTGAGTACCTACAAGCCCTAG